The proteins below are encoded in one region of Xenopus laevis strain J_2021 chromosome 8L, Xenopus_laevis_v10.1, whole genome shotgun sequence:
- the arrdc1.L gene encoding arrestin domain-containing protein 1 yields the protein MGKVQQFDISLRDSRVIYSPGEPLAGTVTVRSAAPLSYKAIKVSCVGSCGVSNKVNDTSWNVEEQYFNSTFSLADKGTLPPGEHTFPFQFLLPVSSPTSFEGPFGKVMHQVRAVIETKRLSKDYKSTKAFYILRPLDLNEIPEIEQQNCSSAVKKFNYLLVKSGQVLLTGSSDLRGYVVGQAIQIHTELENKSGRDTSSIVASLIQKITYKSKRVVYDLRTIAEVEGAPVKAWKRAVWDEQVLVPALPQSILQGCNLIHIDYYIQVSVKNPEMSVTLPIYIGNIPVNQMRLSLSASQPTPPTVVPSAPPEDSDASGTSHPMDSVSIPTKCHSQQQQQPHIPFCYSPELHFPGADDEGQSVGSLSHPALCLSTGATVPYFSDGAVVPVPTASTLILPPEYSTWGYPYDAPPSYEQSCDEPGVSNGN from the exons CCATCAAGGTGAGCTGCGTGGGCTCCTGTGGGGTCTCGAACAAGGTGAACGACACGTCGTGGAATGTGGAGGAGCAATACTTCAACAGCACCTTCTCCTTGGCGGATAAAG GAACTCTGCCGCCAGGTGAACATACCTTCCCGTTCCAGTTTTTACTCCCAG TGTCATCACCCACGTCGTTCGAAGGTCCCTTTGGGAAGGTGATGCATCAGGTTCGAGCCGTGATAGAGACCAAGCGACTCTCCAAAGATTATAAGAGCACGAAAGCTTTCTATATCCTGCGGCCGCTGGACCTGAACGAGATTCCGGAAATAGAG CAACAGAACTGTTCATCGGCTGTTAAGAAATTCAATTACCTGCTGGTGAAGTCCGGGCAGGTTCTGCTGACCGGCAGCTCTGATCTCAGGGGTTACGTGGTGGGACAGGCCATTCAGATCCACACGGAACTGGAGAACAAGTCGGGCCGGGACACCAGCTCCATCGTGGCCTCTCTCATCCAG AAAATCACCTACAAATCGAAGCGGGTGGTGTATGATCTCCGGACCATCGCGGAGGTGGAGGGGGCCCCGGTGAAGGCCTGGAAACGAGCGGTGTGGGACGAGCAGGTCCTGGTGCCGGCGCTTCCCCAGTCCATTCTGCAGGGGTGCAACCTGATCCACATCGACTATTACATTCAG GTTTCGGTGAAGAATCCCGAGATGTCGGTCACATTACCGATTTATATTGGGAATATTCCAGTAAACCAGATGCGCCTCAGCCTTTCCGCCTCACAGCCGACTCCCCCTACTGTAGTACCTTCAGCTCCCCCAGAGGACAGTGATGCATCTGGCACCTCTCATCCCATGGACAGTGTCTCTATCCCCACCAAGTGCcactcccagcagcagcagcagccgcacaTCCCCTTTTGCTACTCCCCGGAGCTTCACTTCCCCGGTGCTGATGATGAAGGACAGTCAGTTGGATCCCTGTCCCATCCCGCCCTCTGTTTATCCACCGGAGCTACAGTCCCGTACTTTTCCGATGGTGCAGTAGTACCGGTACCAACTGCCAGCACATTAATCCTGCCACCTGAATACAGCACCTGGGGTTATCCCTATG ACGCTCCCCCTTCATACGAGCAAAGCTGCGATGAGCCCGGCGTCAGCAACGGGAATTAA